A window of the Branchiostoma floridae strain S238N-H82 chromosome 12, Bfl_VNyyK, whole genome shotgun sequence genome harbors these coding sequences:
- the LOC118427506 gene encoding neuroligin-4, Y-linked-like isoform X3, which produces MSTWSISRSGRQYAQTVANAAGCAVNNNTGTMVGCLRVIDGNTLANITRYDPEKSPYYRAFSPVVDGILIPDDPKKLRDSFPFTTYDYMVGVAESDGFMYVEGIDSIYDGIDRNRFESVVRSFVQDVFQTRLQEIIDAVTFSYTDWGDRNNDLKRRKSTVALFTDFFFVVPAIKTVNSHSRNSPTKKTFFYTFQHQSENTSVPDWTGAIHGEELPFVFGAPIANTQLLSPDGLYSFTSYSKQEAMLSVAIMTYWTNFAKTGNPNLPETQKEIFLSTKPNKYQGVNWPRYMYERQQYIYMGMKPRMREYYRAHKLAFWMEWLPSIVKPRTSPTPSIDQYRPGSAICPNFTPTKGPWKPGPGIAGIGDLFGTQPPQQDHSRELSITIAVGTSLLLINIVVFALLYYRRDKRKRNDEKDTPGLMHKMQTNHCTNSPTIRIVEMRSSTSSQASTLIREDHCRNSITSSELYGLNTPKEQTSSL; this is translated from the exons ATGTCCACGTGGTCTATCAGTAGATCAGGGCGTCAATATGCCCAGACTGTAGCCAACGCCGCCGGCTGTGCTGTCAACAACAACACTGGGACTATGGTAGGCTGTCTCAGGGTGATAGACGGAAACACCCTGGCGAACATCACCCGATACGACCCGGAAAAGTCACCGTACTATCGAGCGTTCTCTCCAGTAGTGGATGGGATTCTTATACCAGACGACCCTAAGAAGTTGCGTGATTCTTTTCCATTCACAACATACGACTATATGGTCGGGGTCGCTGAAAGCGATGGCTTTATGTACGTCGAGGGAATCGATAGCATCTACGATGGTATAGACCGAAATAGATTTGAAAGTGTAGTCCGCAGTTTCGTTCAGGACGTTTTTCAAACTAGACTTCAAGAAATCATAGACGCAGTTACTTTTAGCTACACCGACTGGGGGGACAGAAACAATGACTTGAAACGCAGGAAAAGCACAGTGGCTCTCTTCACGGATTTCTTCTTTGTCGTTCCTGCAATAAAAACTGTGAACTCGCATTCGAGGAACTCCCCCACAAAGAAGACGTTCTTTTACACATTCCAACATCAGAGTGAGAACACGTCTGTTCCGGACTGGACTGGAGCGATTCACGGAGAGGAACTACCGTTTGTGTTCGGGGCCCCCATCGCCAACACCCAGCTGTTGTCCCCTGATGGTTTGTACTCCTTCACGTCCTACTCCAAGCAAGAGGCCATGTTGAGTGTAGCGATCATGACCTACTGGACAAACTTTGCAAAAACAGG GAATCCCAATCTGCCAGAAACGCAAAAGGAGATTTTTCTCAGCACCAAACCCAACAAGTATCAAGGTGTAAATTGGCCtcggtacatgtatgaaaggcAACAGTACATTTACATGGGCATGAAGCCTCGGATGAGGGAGTACTACCGTGCTCACAAGCTGGCCTTCTGGATGGAATGGCTGCCCAGCATCGTGAAACCCAGAACCTCACCAACTCCCTCCATTGATCAGTATCGGCCTGGATCAGCCATTTGTCCCAACTTCACCCCTACTAAGGGGCCGTGGAAGCCTGGTCCTGGCATCGCAGGGATCGGCGACTTGTTCGGCACGCAGCCACCGCAGCAGGACCACTCCAGGGAACTCAGTATAACCATAGCTGTGGGGACGTCTTTACTGCTCATCAATATCGTTGTATTCGCACTGCTGTACTATAGGAGAGATAAACGGAAACGTAACGATGAGAAGGATACTCCCGGACTCATGCACAAAATGCAAACTAATCACTGCACCAACTCACCAACGATTCGGATCGTGGAGATGAG GTCATCCACTTCCAGTCAGGCATCTACGCTCATACGCGAAGATCACTGCAGAAACAGCATTACTTCTTCAGAACTGTATGGTCTAAATACACCTAAAGAACAAACATCGTCCCTTTAG